A DNA window from Capnocytophaga sp. ARDL2 contains the following coding sequences:
- a CDS encoding exonuclease domain-containing protein produces the protein MNIQLHKPICFFDLETTGIDIAKDKIVEISILKVYPNGNKESKTWLVNPGRPIPKQASDVHGITDEKVANEPLFKELAPQIYNMIKDSDLAGFNSDRFDIPLLVEELLRAEIDFDMKNRVAVDIQTIFHKKEERTLSAAYKFYCGKTLDNAHSASADTEATYEIFKSQLERYDDLPTDIRSLSEYTSRKKSVDFAGFIALNEEGKEIFSFGKYKGMLVEEILEKDLGYYAWIQNADFPLYTKKVLTAIKLRQFANKF, from the coding sequence ATGAATATTCAACTGCATAAGCCCATCTGTTTTTTTGATTTGGAAACAACAGGTATCGACATAGCAAAAGACAAAATTGTAGAAATCTCGATTTTGAAAGTCTATCCCAATGGAAACAAAGAAAGCAAAACTTGGCTGGTAAATCCAGGTCGCCCGATTCCAAAACAAGCGTCGGATGTACACGGCATAACTGATGAAAAAGTAGCAAACGAACCATTGTTTAAGGAATTGGCCCCGCAAATTTACAATATGATTAAAGATTCAGATTTGGCAGGTTTTAATTCAGACCGCTTTGATATTCCTTTGTTGGTGGAAGAATTGTTGAGAGCTGAAATCGATTTTGATATGAAAAATAGGGTAGCGGTAGATATTCAAACGATTTTCCACAAAAAAGAAGAACGAACATTGAGTGCAGCCTACAAATTTTACTGTGGGAAGACATTAGACAACGCCCATTCTGCATCTGCAGATACCGAAGCAACTTACGAAATTTTTAAGTCGCAATTGGAACGCTACGATGATTTACCAACAGATATTCGTTCGCTTTCGGAATATACAAGTAGAAAAAAATCGGTGGATTTTGCTGGATTTATTGCATTGAATGAAGAAGGAAAAGAGATTTTCTCTTTCGGAAAATACAAGGGAATGTTGGTAGAGGAAATTTTAGAAAAAGATTTGGGGTATTACGCTTGGATTCAAAATGCTGATTTTCCGCTTTATACCAAAAAAGTTTTAACAGCAATCAAGTTAAGACAATTTGCAAATAAGTTTTAA
- a CDS encoding PhoH family protein: MIENERIIELENITPEDFWGSREVHLMALKKLFPKVKIVARGNFMKIFGDSEVLDVFESRFERIMKYYLKYNTLNENIIERLVMDDMPQQPAAFNDVLVHGVGGKLIKPLTPNQHLIVKSIAHNDMLFVIGPAGTGKTYTGVALAVKALKEKQVKRIILTRPAVEAGENLGFLPGDMKEKLDPYMQPLYDALRDMIPPATLDDYIQKGIIQIAPLAFMRGRTLDNAFVILDEAQNTTHAQMKMFLTRMGKNAKFIITGDPGQVDLPRKVSSGLKEALRILKNINGIKILYLDDKDVVRHRLVKQIIEAYKSVETDNEFESIAKNNSNTNEN; the protein is encoded by the coding sequence GTGATTGAAAACGAAAGAATAATCGAATTAGAAAATATTACCCCAGAGGATTTTTGGGGCAGTAGAGAAGTGCATTTGATGGCATTGAAAAAACTATTCCCAAAAGTGAAAATTGTCGCTCGTGGCAATTTTATGAAAATCTTTGGTGATAGTGAGGTTTTAGATGTGTTTGAATCTCGTTTTGAACGCATTATGAAATATTACCTAAAATACAATACACTCAACGAAAACATTATCGAACGCTTGGTTATGGACGATATGCCTCAACAACCTGCGGCATTCAACGATGTGTTGGTGCATGGTGTGGGGGGTAAACTCATCAAGCCTTTGACGCCCAATCAGCATTTGATTGTAAAATCTATCGCTCACAACGATATGCTATTCGTCATTGGGCCTGCGGGGACAGGAAAAACCTATACGGGCGTGGCATTGGCGGTAAAAGCCTTGAAAGAAAAACAGGTAAAACGCATTATTTTGACGCGTCCTGCTGTAGAAGCAGGTGAAAATCTCGGTTTTTTGCCTGGAGATATGAAAGAAAAGCTCGACCCGTATATGCAACCTTTGTACGATGCTTTGCGTGATATGATTCCACCGGCTACTTTGGACGATTATATCCAAAAGGGAATTATTCAAATCGCTCCGTTGGCATTTATGCGTGGGCGTACTTTGGACAACGCTTTTGTGATATTGGACGAAGCACAAAATACTACACACGCTCAGATGAAAATGTTTTTGACGCGTATGGGAAAAAATGCCAAATTTATCATCACAGGCGATCCAGGTCAGGTGGATTTGCCACGAAAAGTTAGCTCGGGACTGAAAGAGGCATTGAGAATACTCAAAAATATTAACGGAATAAAAATCTTGTACCTCGACGATAAAGATGTGGTAAGACACCGATTGGTAAAACAAATCATCGAGGCATACAAATCGGTAGAAACCGATAACGAATTTGAATCAATAGCTAAAAACAACTCTAATACAAACGAAAACTAA
- a CDS encoding S-adenosyl-l-methionine hydroxide adenosyltransferase family protein has protein sequence MSIITLTTDFGHKDYFVAVLKEKIFNAFSEAKILDITHKIDLYNLSDTAYNLLGVLQHFTLPAFHFVFVDSEIESSNEFILAKKNNQWIFVANNGLISLLSVYHSFDEIYKIEKPTAKQSTVDCYLSFVEHINNGQLPEQTPIEEIKQLTELKVSYNKENNQLRGVVIYEDNYGNLVTNITKELFDKYRENRKFTCKFSNYSFDRIQSHYEDFRLKENETVKQKEGSGLLLFNDQNFLQISIYKSKENGGGIPRNLMNLSYRDTVFIEFEE, from the coding sequence ATGTCAATTATTACTCTCACAACAGATTTCGGACACAAGGATTATTTTGTTGCAGTACTAAAAGAAAAGATTTTCAATGCTTTTTCAGAGGCAAAAATTCTCGATATTACGCACAAAATAGACCTTTACAACCTTTCGGATACCGCCTACAATTTGTTGGGAGTATTGCAGCATTTTACCTTACCTGCTTTTCACTTTGTCTTTGTGGATTCGGAAATAGAATCGAGCAATGAATTTATTTTGGCTAAAAAAAACAATCAATGGATATTTGTAGCCAATAATGGATTGATTTCTCTACTTTCTGTTTATCATTCATTTGATGAAATTTATAAAATAGAAAAACCTACAGCTAAACAATCAACGGTAGATTGCTATTTGTCTTTTGTAGAACATATAAACAATGGTCAATTGCCTGAACAAACACCCATTGAAGAAATCAAACAATTGACCGAATTGAAAGTTTCATACAATAAAGAAAACAATCAACTCAGGGGAGTGGTCATTTATGAAGACAATTATGGAAATTTAGTAACCAATATCACGAAAGAATTGTTTGACAAGTACAGAGAAAATCGCAAGTTTACCTGCAAATTTTCCAACTATTCCTTTGATAGGATTCAGTCGCATTATGAAGATTTTAGGTTAAAAGAAAACGAAACCGTCAAGCAAAAAGAAGGAAGTGGGCTATTGCTTTTCAACGATCAAAACTTTTTGCAAATTTCCATTTACAAATCCAAAGAAAACGGTGGAGGTATCCCACGTAATTTGATGAATTTGTCGTATAGAGATACGGTTTTTATAGAGTTTGAAGAATAA
- a CDS encoding branched-chain amino acid aminotransferase, giving the protein MKYDISNIKINKCQKSKIDTFDFEDLKFGAKFTDHMLICNYKDGQWQTAEILPYSPIQLEPSARVFHYGQAIFEGMKAYKDSNDDIWLFRPEENYERFNKSATRLAMPTLPKELFIDGLKTLLNVEREWVRKGMGNSLYIRPFMIATEGGVVASPSNEFLFCIILSPAKSYYSGKVKVQIAEHFSRAANGGIGAAKAAGNYSAQFYPTQLAQQAGYNQVIWTDSATHTKLEEAGTMNVFFRINDTLITAPTSERILDGVTRKSLIKLGEHLGYKFEVRHILVQEIIEAFEKGELKEIFGAGTAAVVNQIEGFEYGGKYYELPHLDDEKSYALQLKDALTKIQNKLADDPFEWTVKI; this is encoded by the coding sequence ATGAAATACGACATTAGTAACATTAAAATAAATAAATGTCAGAAGTCTAAAATTGATACTTTTGACTTTGAAGACCTTAAATTTGGGGCGAAATTTACTGACCACATGTTGATTTGTAATTACAAAGATGGTCAATGGCAGACAGCAGAAATACTACCTTACAGTCCGATTCAATTAGAGCCTTCTGCTCGTGTTTTTCATTATGGACAAGCTATTTTCGAAGGGATGAAAGCTTATAAAGATTCAAATGATGATATTTGGCTTTTCCGTCCTGAAGAAAATTATGAGCGTTTCAATAAGTCGGCTACTCGATTGGCAATGCCTACTCTACCTAAAGAATTGTTTATCGACGGACTAAAAACTTTACTCAACGTAGAAAGAGAATGGGTGAGAAAAGGTATGGGAAATTCGTTGTACATACGTCCGTTTATGATTGCTACAGAGGGTGGAGTAGTCGCTAGTCCATCAAATGAATTTTTGTTTTGTATTATTCTATCTCCAGCAAAATCATATTATTCTGGAAAGGTAAAAGTACAAATTGCCGAGCATTTTTCTCGTGCTGCAAATGGTGGTATCGGAGCGGCAAAAGCAGCTGGAAACTATTCAGCACAGTTTTATCCAACGCAATTGGCTCAACAAGCGGGATATAACCAAGTTATTTGGACAGATTCGGCTACGCATACAAAATTGGAAGAAGCGGGTACAATGAATGTGTTTTTTAGAATCAATGATACTTTGATTACAGCCCCTACTTCTGAAAGAATTTTAGATGGTGTTACTCGTAAATCTTTGATAAAATTGGGTGAACATTTAGGGTACAAATTTGAGGTTCGCCATATACTTGTACAAGAAATCATCGAAGCTTTTGAAAAAGGTGAGTTGAAAGAAATTTTCGGCGCGGGTACAGCAGCGGTTGTAAACCAAATCGAAGGTTTTGAATACGGTGGGAAGTACTACGAATTGCCTCATTTGGATGACGAAAAATCGTATGCATTACAGTTGAAAGATGCTTTGACAAAAATTCAAAATAAATTGGCTGATGATCCGTTTGAATGGACGGTGAAAATATAA
- a CDS encoding di-heme oxidoredictase family protein, whose product MHADEHDTDGDGISGRPNWVYDAVSQQTKLGRFGWKANTATLLEQCAGAFVHDMGVTNPLFPIETGAGQSSGNDGRSDDPEIDDETLNAVTFYAQSLAVPASRFYDDREVRRGAKLFEQLQCAKCHIPKQMTGYSPVAALSYQTIYPYTDMLLHDMGEGLADHRPDFLANGREWKTRPLWGIGFQQLVNGHTQFLHDGRARNLTEAILWHGGEAQSSKEAFTKLSKNEREALLRFLNSL is encoded by the coding sequence ATGCATGCAGACGAACACGATACCGATGGAGATGGAATTTCAGGCAGACCCAATTGGGTGTATGATGCCGTTTCGCAACAAACAAAATTGGGAAGATTTGGCTGGAAAGCCAATACCGCTACACTTTTAGAGCAGTGTGCAGGAGCGTTTGTACACGATATGGGAGTTACCAATCCGCTGTTTCCAATAGAAACAGGAGCAGGACAGAGCAGTGGTAATGACGGACGAAGTGACGACCCAGAAATAGATGATGAAACGCTAAATGCTGTAACATTTTATGCTCAATCTTTGGCAGTACCTGCTTCGAGATTTTATGATGATAGAGAGGTGAGAAGAGGAGCCAAATTATTTGAACAATTGCAATGTGCCAAATGCCATATTCCAAAGCAAATGACAGGATATAGTCCAGTTGCAGCATTGTCATATCAAACGATTTACCCTTATACCGATATGTTGTTGCACGATATGGGCGAAGGATTGGCAGATCACAGACCAGATTTTTTGGCAAACGGTCGCGAATGGAAAACGCGTCCTTTGTGGGGAATAGGTTTTCAACAATTGGTCAATGGACATACCCAATTTTTGCACGACGGAAGAGCCAGAAATCTCACTGAAGCTATTTTGTGGCACGGCGGCGAAGCTCAATCAAGTAAGGAGGCTTTTACTAAACTTTCTAAAAATGAACGAGAAGCACTGTTGAGATTTTTAAATTCGTTGTAG
- a CDS encoding di-heme oxidoredictase family protein: MKKIYTLLLLSLSLYSCKDDAQVDDLPNLYERKMAGGATTVITNSSNAYSFPANNLSPEELALHLEGDLIFESVFVSAPNNVNEGLGPIFNNSSCISCHPRDGRAAIPTDLSVRSGFFLRVSLPGVATNGGPVPVPDFGLQIQNHALFGYQPEAVFDVSYEYFHETLADGTNVEMRRPTYYLRQPYKPLPSNILISPRVGTPMFGLGLLELIPEQHILANACRRTRYRWRWNFRQTQLGV; this comes from the coding sequence ATGAAAAAAATCTACACATTACTTCTATTATCATTGTCGTTGTACAGCTGTAAAGACGATGCTCAAGTTGATGATTTACCTAATTTATACGAAAGAAAGATGGCTGGTGGAGCTACCACAGTAATTACCAATTCGAGTAATGCGTATAGCTTTCCTGCAAATAATCTTTCTCCGGAAGAATTGGCATTGCATCTCGAAGGAGATTTGATTTTTGAGTCCGTTTTTGTATCTGCTCCTAATAATGTAAATGAGGGATTAGGGCCTATTTTCAACAATTCGTCTTGTATTTCGTGTCATCCTAGAGATGGTAGAGCTGCAATACCAACCGATTTATCGGTGCGTAGTGGATTTTTTCTTAGGGTGAGTTTACCAGGTGTTGCTACAAATGGTGGACCTGTACCTGTGCCAGATTTTGGATTGCAAATACAAAATCACGCATTGTTTGGTTATCAACCAGAGGCTGTTTTTGATGTGTCGTATGAATATTTTCACGAAACATTGGCAGATGGTACAAACGTAGAAATGCGTCGTCCTACTTACTATTTGAGGCAACCTTACAAACCACTGCCTTCAAATATTTTAATTTCGCCAAGGGTAGGTACGCCAATGTTTGGGTTGGGATTGTTGGAACTCATACCTGAACAACATATTTTAGCAAATGCATGCAGACGAACACGATACCGATGGAGATGGAATTTCAGGCAGACCCAATTGGGTGTATGA
- a CDS encoding imelysin family protein, producing the protein MKQLKTFAYVIAAAVAVGCSSVDDSKNTTPGYKDVLTALSVDVITETYKDLNQKAIALKNSVDAFIANSSDANLQAMRKAWVDTRKPWEQSEGFLYGPVDTEGLDPALDTWPVDVNAMNDIINSNQNITAALIAANNEARGFHLIEFLIWGENGNKQANEITARQKEYLLAAAVDLQLNTQKLYDGWKASGGNFAQHFITAGVGSVLYPSQKAALEEIVEGLVTIADEVGAGKIEDPLNSEGGVPKPELEESRFSNNSKADFADNMRSIQNIYLGKYGQKDVLGLEHLLIVTNPTLDTKIKTAINEAIAAIEAIPGTFTQAISNNRPAVIQAQEKVTELQEILESELKPFINSLP; encoded by the coding sequence ATGAAACAGTTGAAAACTTTTGCGTATGTAATTGCAGCGGCAGTTGCAGTAGGATGTAGTAGTGTAGATGATTCAAAAAATACTACACCAGGTTATAAAGATGTATTAACAGCTTTGTCGGTTGATGTGATTACAGAAACTTACAAAGACTTGAATCAAAAAGCAATTGCATTAAAAAACAGTGTAGATGCATTTATCGCCAATAGTTCGGATGCCAATTTACAAGCGATGCGTAAAGCGTGGGTAGATACGAGAAAGCCTTGGGAGCAATCAGAAGGTTTTTTGTATGGTCCTGTTGATACGGAAGGATTAGACCCAGCATTGGATACTTGGCCTGTTGATGTAAATGCGATGAACGATATCATAAATAGCAATCAAAACATTACAGCAGCGTTGATTGCAGCAAACAACGAAGCCAGAGGTTTCCACTTAATTGAGTTTTTGATTTGGGGTGAAAATGGCAACAAACAAGCCAATGAAATCACTGCAAGACAAAAAGAATATTTGTTGGCAGCGGCGGTAGATTTGCAATTAAACACTCAGAAATTGTATGATGGATGGAAGGCATCAGGAGGAAATTTTGCTCAACATTTTATCACAGCAGGTGTAGGAAGTGTTTTGTACCCATCTCAAAAAGCAGCCTTGGAAGAAATCGTTGAAGGATTGGTTACCATTGCAGACGAAGTAGGAGCAGGAAAAATCGAAGATCCATTAAATTCTGAAGGAGGAGTGCCTAAGCCAGAGTTGGAAGAGTCTCGTTTTAGCAACAATTCAAAAGCAGATTTTGCCGATAATATGCGTAGTATCCAAAACATTTATTTAGGAAAATACGGACAAAAAGATGTATTGGGATTAGAACATTTGTTGATTGTAACCAATCCGACATTGGATACCAAAATCAAAACAGCTATCAATGAAGCAATTGCAGCAATTGAGGCTATTCCAGGTACATTTACTCAGGCTATAAGCAACAATCGTCCTGCGGTGATACAAGCACAAGAAAAAGTTACCGAATTGCAAGAAATTTTGGAAAGCGAATTGAAACCATTTATCAATTCATTGCCTTAA
- a CDS encoding autotransporter outer membrane beta-barrel domain-containing protein: MNIKDKFDAERLNLYLGYSFTDKIKLKTEIEFEHGGTGSTIELDTQEEFGEYEQEVEAGGEVKLEQVHIDFTIQPYFNIRAGRMKLHLNLAQDIDRPTQYFTTHRQEMENEIMPLGWYENGIQFYGTFLNTFRYEVSVTNGLDSSGFSSRGWIKNGHQQRFEMVNGNSFAYSARLDYKFGKNKYSYAGISAYINDAAANRPKNDMEYSAYVSLFTAHITYEEGPLRFSAVGLYGDLQNSHIISRKNALLSNKLGVKRTPIGKNALGISADIGYDVLSIFSPNHKQKLYPFVRYEYYDTMYQTEGNVVKKSRWERTVYTFGMNWFIHPNIVYKVHYQTRKLGSDHIDPITSLKTGDKQRENTFSMGIGFSF; the protein is encoded by the coding sequence TTGAATATCAAAGATAAGTTTGATGCCGAGCGATTGAATTTGTATTTAGGTTATTCGTTTACGGATAAAATAAAACTGAAAACGGAAATTGAATTTGAACACGGTGGAACGGGAAGTACCATCGAACTCGATACCCAAGAAGAATTTGGTGAATACGAACAAGAAGTCGAAGCAGGTGGAGAGGTAAAACTCGAACAGGTGCATATAGATTTTACAATTCAACCGTATTTCAATATTCGTGCTGGAAGAATGAAATTGCATCTCAATTTAGCTCAAGACATCGACCGACCTACACAATATTTTACTACACACAGACAGGAAATGGAAAACGAAATCATGCCGTTAGGTTGGTATGAAAACGGTATCCAATTTTATGGAACTTTTTTAAATACATTTCGATATGAGGTTTCTGTAACCAATGGTTTAGATTCCTCAGGTTTTAGTTCGCGTGGTTGGATAAAAAATGGTCATCAACAGCGATTTGAAATGGTTAATGGAAACAGTTTTGCTTACTCGGCAAGATTGGATTACAAATTTGGAAAAAATAAATATTCGTATGCGGGTATTTCGGCTTATATAAACGATGCCGCTGCCAATCGTCCGAAAAATGATATGGAATATTCGGCCTATGTTTCCCTTTTTACAGCACATATTACTTATGAAGAAGGTCCATTGAGATTTTCGGCTGTGGGATTGTATGGCGATTTGCAGAATTCACATATCATCAGTCGTAAAAATGCTTTACTTTCCAACAAATTAGGAGTAAAACGAACACCCATAGGAAAAAATGCTTTGGGAATTTCGGCGGATATTGGATATGATGTACTATCGATTTTTTCGCCCAATCACAAACAAAAATTATATCCCTTTGTTCGTTATGAATATTACGACACCATGTATCAAACCGAAGGAAATGTTGTGAAAAAATCTCGTTGGGAACGCACAGTTTATACTTTTGGTATGAATTGGTTTATTCATCCAAATATCGTTTATAAGGTGCATTATCAAACAAGAAAATTGGGGTCAGACCATATCGATCCAATTACCAGTTTGAAAACCGGTGATAAACAAAGAGAAAATACTTTTTCTATGGGAATCGGATTTTCGTTTTAA
- a CDS encoding IS982 family transposase, which produces MNNLEQIYERILEVLEDFFPHQLLPYQRRKPKMSDLELVSLNLTAEYLSIDSELQLFRKIPNSLKNKIERSVYNKRKRNLFYYINQIREKLAMCFNREESYFVIDSMPLKICENARAMRSKICRDESFSYPDYGFCASQKLHYFGYKLHIICSIEGIVQSLDMTPASVHDVHYLKDVSSQIQNCVLIGDRGYISSQYQLDLFNTATIQLDTPKRINQKDYKPQFYLFKKKRKRIETLFSQLCDQFMIKRNYAKSFNGFKTRIISKITALTLIQYINKFVLKKEINKIKASII; this is translated from the coding sequence ATGAACAACTTAGAGCAAATATACGAAAGAATTTTAGAAGTTTTAGAAGATTTTTTTCCTCATCAACTTTTACCTTATCAAAGGAGAAAGCCAAAAATGAGTGATTTAGAATTGGTGAGTTTAAATTTAACAGCAGAATATTTAAGTATTGATAGTGAATTACAACTCTTTAGAAAAATACCTAATTCTTTGAAAAACAAAATAGAAAGAAGTGTTTATAACAAAAGAAAACGAAATCTTTTTTATTATATAAATCAGATTAGGGAAAAACTTGCAATGTGTTTTAATAGAGAGGAGAGTTATTTTGTAATTGATAGTATGCCTTTGAAAATATGTGAAAATGCTAGAGCAATGAGAAGTAAAATTTGTAGAGACGAAAGTTTTTCATATCCTGATTATGGTTTTTGTGCTAGTCAGAAGTTACATTATTTTGGATATAAATTACACATAATCTGTTCAATAGAAGGTATTGTACAAAGTTTAGATATGACTCCAGCATCTGTTCACGATGTTCATTATTTAAAAGATGTTAGTTCTCAAATTCAAAATTGCGTTTTGATTGGTGATAGAGGTTATATATCGTCACAATATCAATTAGATTTGTTTAACACTGCTACTATTCAGTTAGATACACCTAAAAGAATAAATCAAAAAGATTACAAACCTCAATTTTATTTATTCAAAAAGAAGAGAAAAAGAATCGAAACTCTATTTTCTCAACTTTGTGATCAATTTATGATTAAAAGGAATTATGCTAAATCATTCAACGGTTTTAAAACACGAATTATCAGTAAAATAACTGCTTTAACCTTAATTCAATACATTAACAAATTTGTATTAAAAAAGGAAATAAATAAAATTAAAGCAAGTATAATTTAA
- a CDS encoding LexA family protein, with the protein MKSPIENKIEVYSSNTETTLELPFVDAGISAGFPSPALDFIDLTIDLNKHLIKNPSATFYGRVKGVSLINAGIDDGDLLIIDRSVQPSNNKIAVCFIDGEFTAKRIQIFQNEVWLIPENDNYPTLKVTEDNQFLVWGIVTHVIKSF; encoded by the coding sequence ATGAAATCACCTATCGAAAATAAAATAGAAGTCTATTCGTCCAATACCGAAACCACTCTCGAATTGCCTTTTGTAGATGCGGGTATCAGTGCAGGCTTTCCCTCGCCTGCCTTGGATTTTATTGATTTAACGATTGACCTCAATAAGCATCTTATCAAAAATCCTTCGGCTACCTTTTACGGCAGAGTGAAAGGTGTATCGCTTATCAATGCGGGTATAGATGATGGCGATTTGCTTATCATTGACCGCAGTGTACAACCCTCGAACAACAAAATTGCCGTGTGCTTTATAGATGGTGAATTTACTGCCAAACGCATACAGATTTTCCAAAACGAGGTGTGGCTCATCCCCGAAAATGACAACTACCCTACCCTGAAAGTAACCGAAGACAACCAGTTTCTGGTATGGGGAATCGTAACCCATGTAATTAAATCTTTTTAA
- a CDS encoding Y-family DNA polymerase produces the protein MFALIDCNNFYASCERVFRPELNGRPVVVLSNNDGCVIARSNEAKDLGILMGAPAFEYQKLFTQHSVEVFSANFALYGDMSNRVMSILSDYSPEMEIYSIDECFLKLKGFDQYFDLQKHGEDMRKKVQQWTGIPISVGIAPTKALSKLANRIAKKFPDRTGGVYIIDTEEKRIKALKWLKIEDVWGIGRKHSKRLKSIGVFTAFDFTQLSQAWVQKHMTIVGVRLQRDLQGKATLNLEQTQPKKDIAVTRSFEKNYTTFEELNERITTFANMCAERLRKQKSCCNTLMVFIHTNGIRKELPQYHRNIVIKLPFPTNSSIELAQFAKAALQRIFKEGYLYKKAGVIVQDFTPEEITQTNLFDSRDPRHIAIMKTMDNINTKFGQQKIRLASQDLKKNWKMKQEKLSPNYTTKLSDVIIIKV, from the coding sequence ATGTTTGCCCTTATAGATTGTAATAACTTTTATGCTTCATGCGAGCGTGTGTTCCGTCCGGAACTCAACGGCAGACCTGTTGTGGTGCTTTCTAACAACGACGGCTGCGTAATTGCCCGAAGCAACGAAGCTAAAGATTTGGGCATTCTCATGGGAGCTCCGGCTTTTGAATACCAAAAACTTTTTACGCAACACAGCGTGGAGGTTTTCTCGGCCAACTTTGCCCTGTATGGAGATATGAGCAATCGAGTAATGAGTATTTTGTCGGACTATTCGCCCGAAATGGAGATTTACAGCATTGACGAATGTTTTCTGAAACTCAAAGGCTTTGACCAATATTTCGATTTGCAAAAACACGGCGAAGACATGCGTAAAAAAGTACAGCAATGGACGGGAATCCCCATCAGCGTGGGCATAGCTCCTACCAAAGCACTGTCGAAATTAGCCAATCGAATTGCTAAAAAATTTCCCGATCGAACGGGCGGCGTGTATATCATCGACACGGAAGAAAAGCGTATTAAAGCGTTGAAATGGCTCAAGATAGAGGATGTATGGGGCATTGGTCGCAAACATTCCAAACGCCTCAAATCCATTGGCGTGTTTACCGCTTTCGACTTTACGCAACTCTCACAGGCTTGGGTACAAAAACATATGACCATTGTGGGCGTGCGACTTCAAAGGGATTTGCAAGGCAAAGCAACACTGAATTTAGAACAAACGCAACCCAAGAAAGACATAGCCGTAACGCGTAGTTTTGAAAAGAATTACACCACCTTTGAAGAGCTTAACGAACGTATAACAACCTTTGCCAACATGTGTGCCGAACGTTTGCGTAAACAAAAATCGTGTTGTAATACGCTGATGGTTTTTATACACACCAACGGAATTCGGAAAGAACTTCCTCAATATCACCGCAATATCGTAATCAAACTGCCTTTTCCTACCAACTCAAGTATCGAACTGGCTCAGTTCGCGAAAGCGGCATTGCAACGCATTTTCAAAGAAGGATATTTATATAAAAAAGCAGGTGTTATCGTGCAAGATTTCACCCCAGAGGAAATTACGCAAACCAATTTGTTTGACAGCCGTGACCCCCGTCACATTGCCATTATGAAGACTATGGACAATATCAATACTAAATTTGGACAACAAAAAATTCGTTTGGCATCGCAGGATTTGAAAAAAAATTGGAAAATGAAACAAGAAAAGCTATCGCCCAACTACACCACCAAACTCAGCGATGTCATTATAATAAAAGTGTAA
- a CDS encoding SOS response-associated peptidase: protein MCFHSQQSKTAQEVQHRFKAKTTQPSLLQPTIYNGFEHPKTPIITHVSSEEIQFFNWGLILYWAKDSSIQKSTLNARVETLHEKPTFMEAMYNRCLVISDSFFKWQWLDTKGKEKQKFKITLPEGELFAFVGIWSKWQNPHSGEATYSYAILTMQANTLINKIHNTKQRMPIIIDENAKKNGSTMENYLFKTIVYKLL from the coding sequence ATGTGTTTTCATTCTCAACAAAGCAAAACCGCCCAAGAGGTACAACACCGCTTTAAGGCAAAAACCACGCAACCTAGCTTGTTGCAACCCACTATTTACAACGGTTTTGAACATCCCAAAACACCCATCATTACGCATGTTTCGTCCGAGGAAATTCAGTTTTTCAATTGGGGATTGATTCTGTATTGGGCAAAGGACAGCAGTATTCAAAAATCAACGCTCAACGCCCGTGTAGAAACACTACACGAAAAACCAACCTTTATGGAAGCCATGTATAACCGTTGCTTGGTTATTTCTGATAGCTTTTTCAAATGGCAATGGTTAGACACTAAAGGCAAAGAAAAACAAAAATTCAAAATTACCCTACCTGAAGGCGAGCTTTTTGCCTTTGTTGGTATTTGGAGTAAATGGCAAAATCCACACTCAGGCGAAGCTACTTACAGTTACGCTATTTTGACCATGCAAGCCAATACCTTGATAAACAAAATCCACAATACCAAACAGCGTATGCCGATTATCATTGACGAAAATGCTAAAAAAAATGGCTCTACAATGGAAAACTATTTATTCAAAACGATCGTTTACAAACTTTTATGA